One stretch of Segatella copri DNA includes these proteins:
- a CDS encoding cofactor-independent phosphoglycerate mutase, whose product MKHIIILGDGMADHPVERLGGKTLLQYANKPYMDMLAKKGKTGRLVTVPDGFHPGSEVANSSIMGYDQNEVYEGRGPLEAASIGYELKPTDLALRCNIINVQDGKIITHNGGNLETEDADVLIKYLNDTLGKKYPDVKFVTGIQYRHLLVVKHGNKHIDCAPPHDHPNEEWHKLMVKPILPEIGGDEGHISRRDTADLLNQLILESQELLENHPFNVARKERGERMANLIWPWGGGYRPHMLTLSQMYPQIKKGSVISAVDLIRGIGHYAGLRNIIVEGATGLANTNYEGKAAAAIQALKDGDDFVYVHVEASDEAGHDGDLELKLKTIENLDQRLIKPIFDEVSTWDEPVCIAVLPDHPTPVEIRTHVKEPVPFIIYYPGIEPDSVEKYDEVSCVSGGYGMLQLQEFMNTFMGIN is encoded by the coding sequence ATGAAACATATTATCATTCTTGGCGACGGAATGGCTGACCACCCGGTAGAAAGACTGGGTGGAAAGACACTCCTGCAATACGCCAACAAACCCTATATGGATATGCTTGCCAAGAAGGGCAAGACAGGAAGACTCGTTACCGTGCCAGATGGATTCCATCCGGGTTCTGAGGTTGCCAACAGCTCTATCATGGGCTACGACCAGAACGAAGTTTACGAAGGACGCGGACCGCTGGAGGCTGCCAGCATAGGCTATGAACTGAAGCCTACCGACCTTGCCCTGCGCTGCAACATCATCAATGTGCAGGACGGCAAGATTATCACCCACAACGGTGGTAACCTGGAAACGGAAGATGCGGATGTGCTCATCAAGTATCTCAACGATACCCTCGGCAAGAAATATCCTGATGTCAAGTTTGTTACCGGCATCCAGTATCGCCATCTTCTGGTGGTGAAGCACGGAAACAAGCATATCGACTGTGCCCCACCTCATGATCATCCCAACGAGGAATGGCATAAGCTGATGGTGAAACCTATCTTGCCGGAGATTGGAGGCGATGAGGGTCATATCAGCCGTCGTGATACAGCCGACCTTCTGAACCAGCTGATTCTCGAGAGTCAGGAACTCCTGGAGAACCATCCTTTCAATGTGGCGCGCAAGGAGCGTGGCGAACGAATGGCCAATCTTATCTGGCCTTGGGGCGGCGGTTACCGTCCGCACATGCTCACCCTCTCCCAGATGTATCCACAGATCAAGAAGGGTTCCGTGATTTCTGCCGTAGACCTGATTCGAGGCATCGGCCATTACGCCGGTCTGCGCAACATCATCGTTGAGGGCGCTACCGGTCTTGCCAATACCAACTACGAGGGCAAGGCAGCCGCAGCTATCCAGGCATTGAAGGATGGCGACGACTTCGTTTATGTTCACGTAGAGGCGAGCGACGAGGCGGGTCATGATGGCGATCTGGAGCTGAAGCTGAAGACCATCGAGAACCTCGACCAGCGACTCATCAAGCCTATCTTCGATGAGGTAAGTACCTGGGACGAGCCGGTATGCATCGCTGTTCTCCCCGACCATCCTACTCCGGTAGAGATCCGTACCCACGTAAAGGAGCCTGTGCCTTTCATCATCTATTACCCTGGCATTGAGCCGGATAGCGTAGAGAAGTATGACGAGGTAAGCTGCGTGAGTGGCGGTTACGGCATGCTGCAGCTGCAGGAATTCATGAACACATTTATGGGAATCAACTAA